The following proteins are encoded in a genomic region of Magnolia sinica isolate HGM2019 chromosome 1, MsV1, whole genome shotgun sequence:
- the LOC131218138 gene encoding putative hydrolase C777.06c isoform X8, which yields MVLLLLAAALPLPAYAAAVCSFGRIRCQPSLRNAAIAFSRRGVSPFKRVLQARFSSDIANGDIDTQVPSKGSEIIFLGTGTSEGIPRVSCLTNPLKTCMVCPKANEPGNKNRRLNTSILIHYHNSLGRSNILVDAGKCELISLIGTCVGFSTTALFGGFLCLGLDDLRDWTNNVQSHIPIYVAKRDFEITPLPVWHGKGYRSLGFRFGNVCYISDASEIPEETYALLKDCEILILDALRPDRSSSTHFGLPRALEEVRKIKPRRALFTGMMHLMDHDKVNEDLAKLMETEGLDVQLSYDGLRIPFGSMRSF from the exons ATGGTACTTCTACTTCTCGCTGCAGCTCTTCCTCTTCCTGCCTATGCTGCTGCTGTTTGTTCTTTTGGCCGTATCAGATGCCAACCTTCTCTCCGCAACGCTGCAATTGCATTCTCTAGACGTGGGGTTTCTCCCTTCAAACGGGTTCTTCAAGCACGATTTTCGTCCG ACATCGCCAATGGGGATATTGACACACAAGTACCCTCGAAGGGGTCTGAAATCATATTTTTGGGCACAGGAACTAGTGAAGGTATCCCTCGAGTGAGCTGTCTCACTAATCCTCTAAAGACGTGCATG GTTTGCCCAAAAGCAAATGAACCCGGTAATAAGAATAGGAGACTTAACACTAGCATCCTTATCCACTATCATAATTCTTTGGGAAGATCCAACATTCTTGTGGATGCTGGCAA GTGTGAACTTATATCTTTGATTGGCACCTGTGTAGGTTTTTCTACCACAGCGCTCTTCGGTGGTTTCCTATGTTTGG GGCTTGATGATCTCCGTGATTGGACGAATAATGTCCAGTCCCATATTCCAATTTATGTGGCAAAGCGTGATTTTGAG ATTACTCCTTTACCTGTATGGCATGGAAAAGGTTATCGTTCCCTTGGTTTTCGCTTTGGCAATGTCTGTTATATAAG TGATGCGAGCGAAATACCAGAAGAAACTTATGCCCTCCTCAAGGACTGTGAAATCTTGATTCTG GATGCACTGAGGCCAGACCGTTCTTCTTCAACACACTTTGGACTGCCAAGG GCTTTGGAGGAAGTTCGAAAAATTAAACCAAGGAGAGCACTTTTTACTG GGATGATGCATCTAATGGACCACGATAAAGTGAATGAAGATCTTGCAAAGCTGATGGAGACTGAGGGTCTGGATGTTCAATTGAGCTATGATGGCCTACGGATACCG tttggcAGTATGCGTTCGTTCTAA
- the LOC131218138 gene encoding putative hydrolase C777.06c isoform X6: protein MLLLFVLLAVSDANLLSATLQLHSLDVGFLPSNGFFKHDFRPTSPMGILTHKYPRRGLKSYFWAQELVKVCPKANEPGNKNRRLNTSILIHYHNSLGRSNILVDAGKFFYHSALRWFPMFGIRTIDAVIITHSHADAIGGLDDLRDWTNNVQSHIPIYVAKRDFEVMKKTHYYLVDTGVIIPGAAVSKLQFNIIKEEPFIVHNLEITPLPVWHGKGYRSLGFRFGNVCYISDASEIPEETYALLKDCEILILDALRPDRSSSTHFGLPRALEEVRKIKPRRALFTGMMHLMDHDKVNEDLAKLMETEGLDVQLSYDGLRIPFGSMRSF from the exons ATGCTGCTGCTGTTTGTTCTTTTGGCCGTATCAGATGCCAACCTTCTCTCCGCAACGCTGCAATTGCATTCTCTAGACGTGGGGTTTCTCCCTTCAAACGGGTTCTTCAAGCACGATTTTCGTCCG ACATCGCCAATGGGGATATTGACACACAAGTACCCTCGAAGGGGTCTGAAATCATATTTTTGGGCACAGGAACTAGTGAAG GTTTGCCCAAAAGCAAATGAACCCGGTAATAAGAATAGGAGACTTAACACTAGCATCCTTATCCACTATCATAATTCTTTGGGAAGATCCAACATTCTTGTGGATGCTGGCAA GTTTTTCTACCACAGCGCTCTTCGGTGGTTTCCTATGTTTGG GATAAGAACAATTGATGCGGTCATTATTACCCATTCTCATGCAGATGCAATTGGAG GGCTTGATGATCTCCGTGATTGGACGAATAATGTCCAGTCCCATATTCCAATTTATGTGGCAAAGCGTGATTTTGAG GTCATGAAGAAAACTCATTACTATTTAGTGGATACTGGTGTGATTATACCTGGTGCGGCGGTCTCTAAGTTACAATTTAATATCATAAAGGAGGAACCGTTCATTGTTCATAATCTTGAG ATTACTCCTTTACCTGTATGGCATGGAAAAGGTTATCGTTCCCTTGGTTTTCGCTTTGGCAATGTCTGTTATATAAG TGATGCGAGCGAAATACCAGAAGAAACTTATGCCCTCCTCAAGGACTGTGAAATCTTGATTCTG GATGCACTGAGGCCAGACCGTTCTTCTTCAACACACTTTGGACTGCCAAGG GCTTTGGAGGAAGTTCGAAAAATTAAACCAAGGAGAGCACTTTTTACTG GGATGATGCATCTAATGGACCACGATAAAGTGAATGAAGATCTTGCAAAGCTGATGGAGACTGAGGGTCTGGATGTTCAATTGAGCTATGATGGCCTACGGATACCG tttggcAGTATGCGTTCGTTCTAA
- the LOC131218138 gene encoding putative hydrolase C777.06c isoform X7 — protein sequence MVLLLLAAALPLPAYAAAVCSFGRIRCQPSLRNAAIAFSRRGVSPFKRVLQARFSSDIANGDIDTQVPSKGSEIIFLGTGTSEGIPRVSCLTNPLKTCMVCPKANEPGNKNRRLNTSILIHYHNSLGRSNILVDAGKFFYHSALRWFPMFGIRTIDAVIITHSHADAIGGLDDLRDWTNNVQSHIPIYVAKRDFEITPLPVWHGKGYRSLGFRFGNVCYISDASEIPEETYALLKDCEILILDALRPDRSSSTHFGLPRALEEVRKIKPRRALFTGMMHLMDHDKVNEDLAKLMETEGLDVQLSYDGLRIPFGSMRSF from the exons ATGGTACTTCTACTTCTCGCTGCAGCTCTTCCTCTTCCTGCCTATGCTGCTGCTGTTTGTTCTTTTGGCCGTATCAGATGCCAACCTTCTCTCCGCAACGCTGCAATTGCATTCTCTAGACGTGGGGTTTCTCCCTTCAAACGGGTTCTTCAAGCACGATTTTCGTCCG ACATCGCCAATGGGGATATTGACACACAAGTACCCTCGAAGGGGTCTGAAATCATATTTTTGGGCACAGGAACTAGTGAAGGTATCCCTCGAGTGAGCTGTCTCACTAATCCTCTAAAGACGTGCATG GTTTGCCCAAAAGCAAATGAACCCGGTAATAAGAATAGGAGACTTAACACTAGCATCCTTATCCACTATCATAATTCTTTGGGAAGATCCAACATTCTTGTGGATGCTGGCAA GTTTTTCTACCACAGCGCTCTTCGGTGGTTTCCTATGTTTGG GATAAGAACAATTGATGCGGTCATTATTACCCATTCTCATGCAGATGCAATTGGAG GGCTTGATGATCTCCGTGATTGGACGAATAATGTCCAGTCCCATATTCCAATTTATGTGGCAAAGCGTGATTTTGAG ATTACTCCTTTACCTGTATGGCATGGAAAAGGTTATCGTTCCCTTGGTTTTCGCTTTGGCAATGTCTGTTATATAAG TGATGCGAGCGAAATACCAGAAGAAACTTATGCCCTCCTCAAGGACTGTGAAATCTTGATTCTG GATGCACTGAGGCCAGACCGTTCTTCTTCAACACACTTTGGACTGCCAAGG GCTTTGGAGGAAGTTCGAAAAATTAAACCAAGGAGAGCACTTTTTACTG GGATGATGCATCTAATGGACCACGATAAAGTGAATGAAGATCTTGCAAAGCTGATGGAGACTGAGGGTCTGGATGTTCAATTGAGCTATGATGGCCTACGGATACCG tttggcAGTATGCGTTCGTTCTAA
- the LOC131218138 gene encoding putative hydrolase C777.06c isoform X5 produces the protein MVLLLLAAALPLPAYAAAVCSFGRIRCQPSLRNAAIAFSRRGVSPFKRVLQARFSSDIANGDIDTQVPSKGSEIIFLGTGTSEGIPRVSCLTNPLKTCMVCPKANEPGNKNRRLNTSILIHYHNSLGRSNILVDAGKCELISLIGTCVGFSTTALFGGFLCLGLDDLRDWTNNVQSHIPIYVAKRDFEVMKKTHYYLVDTGVIIPGAAVSKLQFNIIKEEPFIVHNLEITPLPVWHGKGYRSLGFRFGNVCYISDASEIPEETYALLKDCEILILDALRPDRSSSTHFGLPRALEEVRKIKPRRALFTGMMHLMDHDKVNEDLAKLMETEGLDVQLSYDGLRIPFGSMRSF, from the exons ATGGTACTTCTACTTCTCGCTGCAGCTCTTCCTCTTCCTGCCTATGCTGCTGCTGTTTGTTCTTTTGGCCGTATCAGATGCCAACCTTCTCTCCGCAACGCTGCAATTGCATTCTCTAGACGTGGGGTTTCTCCCTTCAAACGGGTTCTTCAAGCACGATTTTCGTCCG ACATCGCCAATGGGGATATTGACACACAAGTACCCTCGAAGGGGTCTGAAATCATATTTTTGGGCACAGGAACTAGTGAAGGTATCCCTCGAGTGAGCTGTCTCACTAATCCTCTAAAGACGTGCATG GTTTGCCCAAAAGCAAATGAACCCGGTAATAAGAATAGGAGACTTAACACTAGCATCCTTATCCACTATCATAATTCTTTGGGAAGATCCAACATTCTTGTGGATGCTGGCAA GTGTGAACTTATATCTTTGATTGGCACCTGTGTAGGTTTTTCTACCACAGCGCTCTTCGGTGGTTTCCTATGTTTGG GGCTTGATGATCTCCGTGATTGGACGAATAATGTCCAGTCCCATATTCCAATTTATGTGGCAAAGCGTGATTTTGAG GTCATGAAGAAAACTCATTACTATTTAGTGGATACTGGTGTGATTATACCTGGTGCGGCGGTCTCTAAGTTACAATTTAATATCATAAAGGAGGAACCGTTCATTGTTCATAATCTTGAG ATTACTCCTTTACCTGTATGGCATGGAAAAGGTTATCGTTCCCTTGGTTTTCGCTTTGGCAATGTCTGTTATATAAG TGATGCGAGCGAAATACCAGAAGAAACTTATGCCCTCCTCAAGGACTGTGAAATCTTGATTCTG GATGCACTGAGGCCAGACCGTTCTTCTTCAACACACTTTGGACTGCCAAGG GCTTTGGAGGAAGTTCGAAAAATTAAACCAAGGAGAGCACTTTTTACTG GGATGATGCATCTAATGGACCACGATAAAGTGAATGAAGATCTTGCAAAGCTGATGGAGACTGAGGGTCTGGATGTTCAATTGAGCTATGATGGCCTACGGATACCG tttggcAGTATGCGTTCGTTCTAA
- the LOC131218138 gene encoding putative hydrolase C777.06c isoform X1, with product MVLLLLAAALPLPAYAAAVCSFGRIRCQPSLRNAAIAFSRRGVSPFKRVLQARFSSDIANGDIDTQVPSKGSEIIFLGTGTSEGIPRVSCLTNPLKTCMVCPKANEPGNKNRRLNTSILIHYHNSLGRSNILVDAGKFFYHSALRWFPMFGIRTIDAVIITHSHADAIGGLDDLRDWTNNVQSHIPIYVAKRDFEVMKKTHYYLVDTGVIIPGAAVSKLQFNIIKEEPFIVHNLEITPLPVWHGKGYRSLGFRFGNVCYISDASEIPEETYALLKDCEILILDALRPDRSSSTHFGLPRALEEVRKIKPRRALFTGMMHLMDHDKVNEDLAKLMETEGLDVQLSYDGLRIPFGSMRSF from the exons ATGGTACTTCTACTTCTCGCTGCAGCTCTTCCTCTTCCTGCCTATGCTGCTGCTGTTTGTTCTTTTGGCCGTATCAGATGCCAACCTTCTCTCCGCAACGCTGCAATTGCATTCTCTAGACGTGGGGTTTCTCCCTTCAAACGGGTTCTTCAAGCACGATTTTCGTCCG ACATCGCCAATGGGGATATTGACACACAAGTACCCTCGAAGGGGTCTGAAATCATATTTTTGGGCACAGGAACTAGTGAAGGTATCCCTCGAGTGAGCTGTCTCACTAATCCTCTAAAGACGTGCATG GTTTGCCCAAAAGCAAATGAACCCGGTAATAAGAATAGGAGACTTAACACTAGCATCCTTATCCACTATCATAATTCTTTGGGAAGATCCAACATTCTTGTGGATGCTGGCAA GTTTTTCTACCACAGCGCTCTTCGGTGGTTTCCTATGTTTGG GATAAGAACAATTGATGCGGTCATTATTACCCATTCTCATGCAGATGCAATTGGAG GGCTTGATGATCTCCGTGATTGGACGAATAATGTCCAGTCCCATATTCCAATTTATGTGGCAAAGCGTGATTTTGAG GTCATGAAGAAAACTCATTACTATTTAGTGGATACTGGTGTGATTATACCTGGTGCGGCGGTCTCTAAGTTACAATTTAATATCATAAAGGAGGAACCGTTCATTGTTCATAATCTTGAG ATTACTCCTTTACCTGTATGGCATGGAAAAGGTTATCGTTCCCTTGGTTTTCGCTTTGGCAATGTCTGTTATATAAG TGATGCGAGCGAAATACCAGAAGAAACTTATGCCCTCCTCAAGGACTGTGAAATCTTGATTCTG GATGCACTGAGGCCAGACCGTTCTTCTTCAACACACTTTGGACTGCCAAGG GCTTTGGAGGAAGTTCGAAAAATTAAACCAAGGAGAGCACTTTTTACTG GGATGATGCATCTAATGGACCACGATAAAGTGAATGAAGATCTTGCAAAGCTGATGGAGACTGAGGGTCTGGATGTTCAATTGAGCTATGATGGCCTACGGATACCG tttggcAGTATGCGTTCGTTCTAA
- the LOC131218138 gene encoding putative hydrolase C777.06c isoform X2 encodes MVLLLLAAALPLPAYAAAVCSFGRIRCQPSLRNAAIAFSRRGVSPFKRVLQARFSSDIANGDIDTQVPSKGSEIIFLGTGTSEGIPRVSCLTNPLKTCMVCPKANEPGNKNRRLNTSILIHYHNSLGRSNILVDAGKFFYHSALRWFPMFGIRTIDAVIITHSHADAIGGLDDLRDWTNNVQSHIPIYVAKRDFEVMKKTHYYLVDTGVIIPGAAVSKLQFNIIKEEPFIVHNLEITPLPVWHGKGYRSLGFRFGNVCYISDASEIPEETYALLKDCEILILDALRPDRSSSTHFGLPRALEEVRKIKPRRALFTGMMHLMDHDKVNEDLAKLMETEGLDVQLSYDGLRIPPQFGWC; translated from the exons ATGGTACTTCTACTTCTCGCTGCAGCTCTTCCTCTTCCTGCCTATGCTGCTGCTGTTTGTTCTTTTGGCCGTATCAGATGCCAACCTTCTCTCCGCAACGCTGCAATTGCATTCTCTAGACGTGGGGTTTCTCCCTTCAAACGGGTTCTTCAAGCACGATTTTCGTCCG ACATCGCCAATGGGGATATTGACACACAAGTACCCTCGAAGGGGTCTGAAATCATATTTTTGGGCACAGGAACTAGTGAAGGTATCCCTCGAGTGAGCTGTCTCACTAATCCTCTAAAGACGTGCATG GTTTGCCCAAAAGCAAATGAACCCGGTAATAAGAATAGGAGACTTAACACTAGCATCCTTATCCACTATCATAATTCTTTGGGAAGATCCAACATTCTTGTGGATGCTGGCAA GTTTTTCTACCACAGCGCTCTTCGGTGGTTTCCTATGTTTGG GATAAGAACAATTGATGCGGTCATTATTACCCATTCTCATGCAGATGCAATTGGAG GGCTTGATGATCTCCGTGATTGGACGAATAATGTCCAGTCCCATATTCCAATTTATGTGGCAAAGCGTGATTTTGAG GTCATGAAGAAAACTCATTACTATTTAGTGGATACTGGTGTGATTATACCTGGTGCGGCGGTCTCTAAGTTACAATTTAATATCATAAAGGAGGAACCGTTCATTGTTCATAATCTTGAG ATTACTCCTTTACCTGTATGGCATGGAAAAGGTTATCGTTCCCTTGGTTTTCGCTTTGGCAATGTCTGTTATATAAG TGATGCGAGCGAAATACCAGAAGAAACTTATGCCCTCCTCAAGGACTGTGAAATCTTGATTCTG GATGCACTGAGGCCAGACCGTTCTTCTTCAACACACTTTGGACTGCCAAGG GCTTTGGAGGAAGTTCGAAAAATTAAACCAAGGAGAGCACTTTTTACTG GGATGATGCATCTAATGGACCACGATAAAGTGAATGAAGATCTTGCAAAGCTGATGGAGACTGAGGGTCTGGATGTTCAATTGAGCTATGATGGCCTACGGATACCG cctCAATTCGGATGGTGTTGA
- the LOC131218138 gene encoding putative hydrolase C777.06c isoform X4 translates to MVLLLLAAALPLPAYAAAVCSFGRIRCQPSLRNAAIAFSRRGVSPFKRVLQARFSSDIANGDIDTQVPSKGSEIIFLGTGTSEGIPRVSCLTNPLKTCMVCPKANEPGNKNRRLNTSILIHYHNSLGRSNILVDAGKFFYHSALRWFPMFGIRTIDAVIITHSHADAIGGLDDLRDWTNNVQSHIPIYVAKRDFEVMKKTHYYLVDTGVIIPGAAVSKLQFNIIKEEPFIVHNLEITPLPVWHGKGYRSLGFRFGNVCYISDASEIPEETYALLKDCEILILDALRPDRSSSTHFGLPRALEEVRKIKPRRALFTGMMHLMDHDKVNEDLAKLMETEGLDVQLSYDGLRIPLL, encoded by the exons ATGGTACTTCTACTTCTCGCTGCAGCTCTTCCTCTTCCTGCCTATGCTGCTGCTGTTTGTTCTTTTGGCCGTATCAGATGCCAACCTTCTCTCCGCAACGCTGCAATTGCATTCTCTAGACGTGGGGTTTCTCCCTTCAAACGGGTTCTTCAAGCACGATTTTCGTCCG ACATCGCCAATGGGGATATTGACACACAAGTACCCTCGAAGGGGTCTGAAATCATATTTTTGGGCACAGGAACTAGTGAAGGTATCCCTCGAGTGAGCTGTCTCACTAATCCTCTAAAGACGTGCATG GTTTGCCCAAAAGCAAATGAACCCGGTAATAAGAATAGGAGACTTAACACTAGCATCCTTATCCACTATCATAATTCTTTGGGAAGATCCAACATTCTTGTGGATGCTGGCAA GTTTTTCTACCACAGCGCTCTTCGGTGGTTTCCTATGTTTGG GATAAGAACAATTGATGCGGTCATTATTACCCATTCTCATGCAGATGCAATTGGAG GGCTTGATGATCTCCGTGATTGGACGAATAATGTCCAGTCCCATATTCCAATTTATGTGGCAAAGCGTGATTTTGAG GTCATGAAGAAAACTCATTACTATTTAGTGGATACTGGTGTGATTATACCTGGTGCGGCGGTCTCTAAGTTACAATTTAATATCATAAAGGAGGAACCGTTCATTGTTCATAATCTTGAG ATTACTCCTTTACCTGTATGGCATGGAAAAGGTTATCGTTCCCTTGGTTTTCGCTTTGGCAATGTCTGTTATATAAG TGATGCGAGCGAAATACCAGAAGAAACTTATGCCCTCCTCAAGGACTGTGAAATCTTGATTCTG GATGCACTGAGGCCAGACCGTTCTTCTTCAACACACTTTGGACTGCCAAGG GCTTTGGAGGAAGTTCGAAAAATTAAACCAAGGAGAGCACTTTTTACTG GGATGATGCATCTAATGGACCACGATAAAGTGAATGAAGATCTTGCAAAGCTGATGGAGACTGAGGGTCTGGATGTTCAATTGAGCTATGATGGCCTACGGATACCG CTATTGTAA
- the LOC131218138 gene encoding putative hydrolase C777.06c isoform X3, translated as MVLLLLAAALPLPAYAAAVCSFGRIRCQPSLRNAAIAFSRRGVSPFKRVLQARFSSDIANGDIDTQVPSKGSEIIFLGTGTSEGIPRVSCLTNPLKTCMVCPKANEPGNKNRRLNTSILIHYHNSLGRSNILVDAGKFFYHSALRWFPMFGIRTIDAVIITHSHADAIGGLDDLRDWTNNVQSHIPIYVAKRDFEVMKKTHYYLVDTGVIIPGAAVSKLQFNIIKEEPFIVHNLEITPLPVWHGKGYRSLGFRFGNVCYISDASEIPEETYALLKDCEILILDALRPDRSSSTHFGLPRALEEVRKIKPRRALFTGMMHLMDHDKVNEDLAKLMETEGLDVQLSYDGLRIPVIL; from the exons ATGGTACTTCTACTTCTCGCTGCAGCTCTTCCTCTTCCTGCCTATGCTGCTGCTGTTTGTTCTTTTGGCCGTATCAGATGCCAACCTTCTCTCCGCAACGCTGCAATTGCATTCTCTAGACGTGGGGTTTCTCCCTTCAAACGGGTTCTTCAAGCACGATTTTCGTCCG ACATCGCCAATGGGGATATTGACACACAAGTACCCTCGAAGGGGTCTGAAATCATATTTTTGGGCACAGGAACTAGTGAAGGTATCCCTCGAGTGAGCTGTCTCACTAATCCTCTAAAGACGTGCATG GTTTGCCCAAAAGCAAATGAACCCGGTAATAAGAATAGGAGACTTAACACTAGCATCCTTATCCACTATCATAATTCTTTGGGAAGATCCAACATTCTTGTGGATGCTGGCAA GTTTTTCTACCACAGCGCTCTTCGGTGGTTTCCTATGTTTGG GATAAGAACAATTGATGCGGTCATTATTACCCATTCTCATGCAGATGCAATTGGAG GGCTTGATGATCTCCGTGATTGGACGAATAATGTCCAGTCCCATATTCCAATTTATGTGGCAAAGCGTGATTTTGAG GTCATGAAGAAAACTCATTACTATTTAGTGGATACTGGTGTGATTATACCTGGTGCGGCGGTCTCTAAGTTACAATTTAATATCATAAAGGAGGAACCGTTCATTGTTCATAATCTTGAG ATTACTCCTTTACCTGTATGGCATGGAAAAGGTTATCGTTCCCTTGGTTTTCGCTTTGGCAATGTCTGTTATATAAG TGATGCGAGCGAAATACCAGAAGAAACTTATGCCCTCCTCAAGGACTGTGAAATCTTGATTCTG GATGCACTGAGGCCAGACCGTTCTTCTTCAACACACTTTGGACTGCCAAGG GCTTTGGAGGAAGTTCGAAAAATTAAACCAAGGAGAGCACTTTTTACTG GGATGATGCATCTAATGGACCACGATAAAGTGAATGAAGATCTTGCAAAGCTGATGGAGACTGAGGGTCTGGATGTTCAATTGAGCTATGATGGCCTACGGATACCGGTAATTCTCTAG